The following are from one region of the Tachysurus fulvidraco isolate hzauxx_2018 chromosome 15, HZAU_PFXX_2.0, whole genome shotgun sequence genome:
- the tspan35 gene encoding tetraspanin 35: protein MGCFAFLKTMMFIFNGIIFLAGAGILAVGIWVKVDNNSIMGALQGLSGAPSELKQVLNVGYLLIAVGGVLMLLGFLGCCGAVRESRCMLLTFFVIILIVFIAEVAGAIVILVFKGLIQTLITQLGVTVVESIRKDYGNNPDVTGLWNTTMDLLKCCGFNNYTDFTGSPFVQSTQLYPIQCCRLQPCSYLNATVANINGCLPALMKIVDSNSVVIIAVALGIAALELFAMVVSMTMYCQIKSTEA from the exons ATGGGCTGCTTTGCATTTTTGAAAACAATGATGTTTATTTTCAATGGCATCATCTTT TTGGCTGGAGCAGGTATCTTGGCTGTAGGTATCTGGGTAAAGGTAGATAATAACTCTATCATGGGTGCTCTACAAGGCCTGTCTGGTGCCCCATCTGAGCTGAAGCAGGTTCTGAATGTAGGCTACCTGCTGATTGCTGTGGGTGGTGTGCTGATGCTGCTCGGCTTCCTGGGCTGCTGTGGTGCTGTTCGCGAGAGTAGGTGCATGCTGCTTACA TTCTTTGTcattatccttatagttttcATTGCTGAGGTTGCTGGAGCAATTGTGATTTTGGTCTTCAAGGGACTG ATACAAACTCTGATAACTCAGCTGGGAGTCACTGTAGTGGAAAGCATTCGAAAAGATTACGGCAATAATCCAGACGTCACGGGTCTGTGGAACACCACTATGGACTTG cTGAAATGCTGTGGATTCAACAACTATACAGATTTCACGGGTTCCCCGTTCGTCCAAAGCACCCAACTGTATCCAATCCAGTGCTGTCGGCTTCAACCCTGTAGTTACCTAAACGCTACAGTTGCG aATATAAATGGATGTTTGCCAGCATTGATGAAAATCGTTGATTCAAATTCAGTTGTCATCATAGCGGTGGCCTTGGGCATCGCCGCACTTGAG CTCTTCGCCATGGTTGTCTCCATGACCATGTATTGCCAGATAAAATCCACAGAAGCCTGA
- the znf653 gene encoding zinc finger protein 653: protein MAAVCSGIAASLGSKDPGNEIHAILRRCRGRPRLSDTDRARRRFESRKKYDVRRVYLGESHKVWSDLRQRTCMSDAGLAEYLILLNSAYGERYQQKHCVKSSPELCRNQKKGKKLVATSLHSLVSWYQQHCLICSHEPELRSVEPMLGQSTTVLWKCDAEHSFIQHISWPVGGSSETDEDNNNAESGPENKTAVQTKATAVSNQRTLADPEDELESATAEVSKVAQQMSSTVFSQLPESHSEAGASSPPLGDQVMWETEAEREHELAMADCENEERDDFPLVEESNSKPEVLGCHETGTDGYECVVVTAALMESLHEPDGASHLIGGIEANGAQSVSGSITNTPTAATPVQAELYETQALQNMVGSCKLTDQHAALQGSQLIIITGSSYEAMTSEGIQLNVGGGDVEGVTCTVIEGMSYNQLCQSEAIVQNNVSHTDTMTDLSEKQLLEPSGESHSQKDIQCSFSRSKRSRQGPVIEADGMLKMFHCPYEGCSQVYVALSSYQNHVNLVHRKGRTKVCQHPGCGKKFYLSNHLHRHMIIHSGVRDFICETCGKSFKRKNHLEVHRRTHTGETPLQCEICGYQCRQRASLNWHMKKHSSEAHFNYTCEHCGKRFEKLDSVKFHKLKSHPDRQNT from the exons GAAGACGATTCGAATCCCGGAAAAAGTACGATGTTCGACGTGTTTACCTCGGAGAATCACACAAGGTCTGGAGCGACCTGAGACAGAGAACTTGCATGAGCGACGCCGGACTCGCCGAGTATTTAATCCTGTTGAACTCAGCTTACGGAGAAAGATACCAACAAAAACACTGCGT GAAAAGCTCTCCAGAACTTTGCAGAAATCAGAAAAAAG GCAAGAAGCTGGTCGCCACAAGCTTACACAGCTTGGTGAGCTGGTATCAGCAGCACTGCCTGATATGTTCTCATGAGCCTGAGTTGAGGTCTGTTGAGCCAATGCTGGGTCAATCCACTACGGTGCTTTGGAAGTGTGATGCTGAGCATTCATTCATACAGCACATTTCATGGCCTGTGGGCGGCAGTAGTGAGACGGACGAGGACAACAACAATGCTGAGTCAGGGCCAGAGAACAAGACAGCTGTCCAGACTAAAGCAACAGCTGTGAGCAATCAAAGGACATTAGCAG ATCCAGAAGATGAGCTGGAGAGTGCCACAGCAGAGGTTTCCAAAGTGGCTCAACAGATGTCCTCCACTGTTTTCAGTCAGTTGCCAGAATCCCACAGTGAAGCCGGCGCATCCTCACCCCCCCTGGGGGACCAGGTCATGTGGGAAACGGAAGCAGAACGAGAACATGAGTTGGCCATGGCTGACTGtgaaaatgaagaaagagaTGACTTTCCTTTGGTGGAGGAGAGCAATTCAAAGCCTGAAGTTTTAGGATGTCATGAAACTGGGACAGATGGTTATGAATGTGTGGTGGTCACAGCGGCTTTAATGGAAAGCCTGCATGAACCGGACGGAGCCAGTCATTTGATTGGGGGCATAGAAGCGAATGGAGCACAATCAGTCTCGGGTAGTATAACCAACACGCCCACAGCAGCCACGCCGGTACAAGCAGAGCTCTATGAAACGCAGGCACTGCAGAACATGGTGGGCAGCTGTAAGCTAACAGACCAACATGCTGCACTGCAGGGCTCACAG CTGATAATAATCACAGGATCCAGTTATGAAGCGATGACATCCGAAGGCATTCAGCTCAACGTGGGTGGCGGAGATGTGGAGGGGGTCACATGCACAGTGATCGAGGGGATGTCTTACAATCAGTTGTGCCAGTCAGAAGCAATAGTCCAGAATAATGTCTCGCATACAGATACTATGACAG ACCTGAGTGAGAAGCAGCTGTTGGAGCCTAGTGGAGAATCCCACAGTCAGAAAGATATTCAGTGCTCTTTTAGCAG GTCTAAGAGGAGTCGTCAAGGTCCAGTTATTGAAGCAGATGGCATGCTGAAAATGTTCCATTGTCCATATGAGGGCTGCAGCCAGGTGTACGTGGCCCTCAGCAGCTACCAG AACCATGTAAACCTGGTACACCGGAAAGGCAGGACAAAAGTGTGTCAACATCCTGGTTGCGGGAAGAAATTTTACCTGTCTAACCATCTTCATCGCCATATGATTATTCACTCGG gtGTGCGAGATTTCATCTGCGAGACCTGTGGCAAATCTTTTAAACGCAAGAACCATTTAGAGGTGCACAGGCGCACTCACACAGGAGAAACGCCTTTACA ATGTGAGATCTGTGGTTATCAGTGTCGGCAGCGGGCTTCACTCAACTGGCACATGAAGAAACACTCCTCTGAGGCACACTTCAACTACACATGCGAGCACTGCGGCAAGCGCTTTGAGAAACTCGACAGTGTCAAGTTCCATAAGCTCAAAAGCCACCCTGACAGACAAAACACTTGA